The Leptodactylus fuscus isolate aLepFus1 chromosome 3, aLepFus1.hap2, whole genome shotgun sequence genome has a segment encoding these proteins:
- the LOC142198619 gene encoding olfactory receptor 5AR1-like produces MDGRNRTVATEFILVGFTKDLRINAILFLIFSAIYLTTVIGNILIICIVLVRARLHTPMYYFLCNLAFPDFCYSSTTLPRLLWDLFSIDRRISLKACLTQVYVSLFLGETECFLLAVMAFDRYAAICRPLHYHALMHWGMCHRLTAFSWGGSFMLSVVPTLLNSAVLCNPNVVNHFMCEIIAMLKLACKDMHDSELMIFLFSFLSLLLPFLFIMVSYACIIVSILKIHSTQRSKAFSTCTSHITVVVLFYGTAMYMYFGPSSQYSSNQAKYISIFYVAVIPMLNPIIYSLKNKEIVTVVLSKK; encoded by the coding sequence ATGGATGGAAGGAACCGGACCGTCGCCACTGAATTCATTCTAGTAGGGTTTACCAAGGACCTTAGGATAAATGCCATCCTTTTCCTTATCTTCTCAGCCATCTACTTGACAACAGTTATTGGAAATATTCTCATAATTTGCATCGTCCTGGTCCGGGCACGACTCCATACACCAATGTATTATTTTCTGTGCAATCTAGCCTTTCCCGATTTTTGTTATTCGTCCACGACCTTGCCCAGGTTGCTGTGGGACTTGTTTTCTATCGACAGAAGAATTTCCCTAAAAGCTTGTCTTACCCAAGTctatgtcagcctgttcttaggagAGACGGAGTGTTTTCTTTTGGCGGTCATGGCTTTTGATCGCTATGCAGCCATCTGTCGCCCCCTCCACTACCACGCTCTCATGCACTGGGGTATGTGCCATCGCTTGACAGCTTTTAGCTGGGGAGGAAGCTTCATGTTGTCGGTGGTTCCAACACTCTTGAATTCTGCAGTGTTATGTAACCCCAATGTGGTCAATCACTTTATGTGTGAGATCATCGCCATGTTAAAGCTGGCATGTAAAGACATGCATGACAGTGAACTCATGATCTTTTTGTTCAGTTTTCTCTCCCTTCTCCTTCCATTTTTGTTTATTATGGTGTCGTATGCTTGTATTATAGTCTCCATATTAAAAATACACTCCACACAAAGATCTAAGGCCTTCTCCACGTGCACCTCCCATATCACTGTGGTGGTCTTATTCTACGGGACGGCCATGTATATGTACTTTGGTCCCTCGTCACAGTACTCATCCAATCAAGCCAAATATATCTCAATTTTTTATGTCGCTGTCATTCCAATGTTAAATCCTATCATTTACAGCCTTAAGAACAAAGAGATTGTCACTGTTGTTTTATCTAAGAAATAG
- the LOC142198620 gene encoding olfactory receptor 5AR1-like: protein MNSRNRTLATEFILLGFSKDLKTNIVLFVVFLLVYLVSIFANCLILCLILLNTNLHIPMYFFLCILSFMDLCVSSSILPRLLVDLVSGQRVISLAACTVQFYIILLMGGTECLLLALMSYDRYVAICRPLHYPVLMRWSNCYRMTALVWVSSFVIFILPSFGTSVTFCNPNQINHFMCEVIAVMKLACEDAHYNEVLTPIACFIALFLPFLFIIISYIRILYSVLKIKSAGRAKAFSTCTSHVTVVVLFFGTAVVMYFGPSSEYSENYGKYLSLFYNVICPTLNPIIYSLNNKDVKAAQRKFFLKLAHKFSDILQQQTQAQQQNALMEAERRQQQAQAQQQEINLRLMKTLTQLCKALVDQKMAGERAGARETRRIQTTTQAAVQSSLQKMTSTDDAEAYLWVFERVQHWVGQEGPTTADELVGLVEWYRVTEELLEMSPRPVTPKMGNAEGQEGVPEILELEVSWDNFGTAQMRGLPKEILIDQGTPFMSKIMKEVCKLLKIKHL from the exons ATGAATTCAAGGAACCGGACACTGGCCACTGAATTCATTCTATTGGGATTTTCCAAGGACCTTAAGACCAACATTGTGTTATTTGTGGTATTTTTGCTCGTATATTTAGTATCTATTTTTGCCAATTGTCTCATTTTGTGTCTGATCCTTCTCAATACCAATTTACATATTCCAATGTACTTTTTCCTTTGCATTTTATCTTTTATGGACTTGTGTGTTTCATCATCAATTTTACCAAGATTACTCGTAGATCTGGTGTCGGGTCAGAGAGTCATCTCCCTGGCCGCCTGCACAGTCCAATTCTACATTATTCTTCTGATGGGAGGAACTGAGTGTCTTCTCCTTGCCCTGATGTCTTATGATCGATATGTTGCCATCTGTCGTCCCCTCCACTATCCGGTCCTGATGAGGTGGAGCAATTGTTATCGAATGACGGCTCTTGTGTGGGTCTCCAGCTTTGTCATATTCATTCTTCCATCCTTTGGAACTTCTGTCACATTTTGCAATCCAAACCAGATAAACCACTTCATGTGTGAGGTTATAGCGGTCATGAAATTGGCTTGTGAGGACGCCCATTATAATGAGGTTTTGACACCCATCGCTTGTTTTATTGCACTTTTTCTCCCCTTTTTGTTCATTATAATATCATATATCCGGATTCTATACTCAGTGTTGAAAATTAAGTCCGCGGGACGGgctaaagccttctccacctgcacgTCCCATGTTACGGTGGTGGTTCTGTTTTTTGGTACAGCGGTAGTCATGTATTTTGGGCCATCATCCGAGTACTCAGAAAACTATGGGAAATATTTATCCCTGTTTTATAATGTCATTTGCCCAACATTGAACCCAATTATCTACTCTCTtaataataaagatgttaaaGCCGCCCAGAGAAAATTTTTCTTGAAGCTTGCACATAAATTTTCG gacatcctacaacagcagactCAAGCACAGCAGCAAAACGCCCTGATGGAAGCTGAGAGGCGACAGCAACAAGCACAAGCCCAGCAGCAGGAGATAAACTTGAGGCTTATGAAGACgctgacacagctctgcaagGCTCTGGTGGACCAGAAGATGGCAGGAGAGCGTGCTGGTGCAAGAGAGACCCGGAGGATACAGACCACTACCCAAGCTGCTGTGCAGAGTTCCCTGCAAAAGATGACATCCACAGACGATGCAGAGGCATATCTTTGGGTTTTTGAGCGA GTTCAGCACTGGGTTGGACAAGAGGGACCTACAACGGCTGATGAGCTGGTGGGTTTAGTGGAATGGTACCGAGTTACTGAGGAGCTCCTGGAGATGTCTCCCAGACCTGTTACCCCCAAGATGG GTAATGCTGAAGGTCAGGAGGGAGTTCCTGAGATCCTGGAGCTTGAGGTGTCCTGGGACAATTTTGGGACTGCTCAAATGAGAG GTCTACCCAAAGAGATCCTGATTGACCAAGGGACTCCTTTTATGTCCAAAATAATGAAAGAAGTGTGTAAGCTCCTGAAAATTAAACACCTGTGA
- the LOC142198621 gene encoding olfactory receptor 5AR1-like, protein MDTSNQTLATEFILLGFSKDLMTNLVLFVVFLLIYLVCLNANGLILYLVLTNTKLQTPMYFFLCILSFMDLSITSSIMPKLLVDLVSPSRLISLAACRAQLYIILLMGGAECLLLALMSYDRYVAICRPLHYQVLMRWSNCYRMTALVWVFCFMIFIIPLIQRPLRLCYPNQINHFMCEVLAVTQLHCADVNSSEVLIVIICFIALFIPFLFIIASYICILTTAVKMRSTKRAKAFSTCTSHVTVVVLFYGTSAVMYFGPSSRYSTNYGKYFSVLTNIICPTLNPLIYCLHNKDVKEAQKKLVSKFAPQCSTKSR, encoded by the coding sequence ATGGATACAAGTAACCAGACTCTGGCCACTGAGTTCATTCTACTGGGATTTTCCAAGGATCTGATGACAAACcttgtgttatttgtggtgtttcTTCTCATTTACTTAGTGTGTCTTAATGCCAATGGTCTAATTTTGTATCTGGTTCTTACTAACACCAAGTTACAGACCCCAATGtacttctttctctgcattttatCCTTTATGGACTTAAGTATCACATCATCGATTATGCCAAAATTACTGGTAGACCTCGTATCTCCTTCGAGACTAATCTCACTCGCTGCTTGCAGAGCCCAGTTATATATTATTCTTCTGATGGGAGGAGCCGAGTGTCTTCTCCTTGCCCTGATGTCTTATGACCGATATGTTGCCATCTGTCGTCCCCTCCACTACCAGGTTCTGATGAGATGGAGCAATTGCTATCGAATGACGGCTCTTGTGTGGGTCTTCTGCTTCATGATATTCATTATTCCACTCATTCAAAGGCCTCTCAGGTTGTGCTATCCTAACCAGATAAACCACTTCATGTGTGAGGTTCTCGCCGTCACCCAGTTGCATTGTGCAGATGTTAATTCCAGTGAAGTTTTGATTGTCATTATTTGCTTTATTGCCCTTTTTATCCCCTTTTTGTTCATTATTGCATCTTATATTTGTATCTTAACCACGGCAGTGAAAATGAGATCTACAAAAAGAgccaaagccttctccacctgcacgTCCCATGTTACAGTGGTGGTCTTATTTTACGGGACCTCAGCTGTCATGTACTTTGGGCCATCGTCTAGGTACTCTACAAACTATGGGAAATATTTCTCAGTTTTGACTAACATTATATGTCCAACATTGAACCCTCTTATCTACTGTCTCCATAATAAAGATGTTAAAGAAGCTCAGAAAAAACTTGTCTCCAAATTTGCCCCTCAATGTTCTACCAAGAGCAGGTGA